The nucleotide window GATACACTCCGCCAACATCACGCCCGCAGCCCAGATATCCACCGCCGTGGTGTACGACTTGTTGCCGAATAGCACCTCAGGAGCACGGTACTGGCTTGTGCCAATGTCGAGGATTTTGTTATCCGCTGGTTCGGTTGGCGGTGAGTGCTTGGGTGACCAGGCTGTGCCAAAGTCTATCAGTGTGATGCTGGGGACGGGAGATgaggcggagaagggggaggataaaagcagagaggagggtttgATGTCCCGGTGGATGATGCCTTGGGTGTGTAGGTAATCCAAAGCCGAGAATAGAGCGACAAATATGTGGTTAGTTTGTCGGGAtgagagggtggtgttggattCGGTGTGTTGCTCGAGAACCCGGTTGAGAGTCAGAGGCATGTAAGGGAAGACGAGAACGAAGCGGGTGGATTGGTCATAAAATGTTTCGATGAGGCTGATGATGTTCTCGTGGGACAAGGACGACAAGAGCCTAGCTTCGAGGCGGGGGTTGTGAGGGGCGATGTTGGTTTCGACAATGACTTTGAGGGCGTAGGTATCGGAGCGATAGACTTGGGAGGTGGCGCCGTCATCGATGCAGTGACAGTTGGCATAGCTACCTATTTTGATGCCGGGACTTGCAGGAGTAGTGACACCTTCTGGTGGTGAGtatggcggagaggatggtggtggattaCAGGCGGAATCATATTCTTCCTACAGCAAGTTAGAGCCCATCGGCAAAGTAAGgataaggtaggtagtgaAACCTACTCTGCTGGTGGATGTCTTGTAAGCTTCATCCTCAAAGCTAAACGCACCACCTCCAGAGGCAGCCAGTACCTTGGTTCTGTTTTGTTGTGCATATCATCAGTatcaaaaaagaaaagagccAACAATAACAGCAATAAACCCACAGCCTCTGGATGTTGTCATATCGTTCCGAGGCCGTAAGTACAGCCCTCCAATCAGCCGAATCTGACATCTGGGAatgagatggtggtgtctgTGTGttgaacccctgaatgcGTCCGCCCTGAGTTACCTTCCCGAGGTAAACGGCAGTTGGGGAggcagcaagcagcaagaTTGGCTATTGTTAGCTGGGAACAGTGATCAACTCTGAGGACAGTCTGAGGGAAGTAAAGTTTCAGAGAGACAAACTGTCTGCATTGGCTCAAGGCAGGTCattatgatgatgatgtttccAGAAGCTCTTTCAGGAACAGTTCCAGGGTCTTCTGCATCTGCTGTGGATCGAGTCTGATGCCCTGTGGAAGGATGCGGCTGGCTGGCGGTGCTTGGCATCGCTGGCAGGGAGCTCAGTGATTGGCTGGAGGGCAATTTGTCAATTCAAACGATGGGCTGTGCAGCTTCCCCACAGAAAATGCGAGCTTCATCCCCGTGACATCAACTGTCCGCTGTCCACACTGTCCAGGTCCAGGCCCGAAAGCCGCGAACTTGCAATTTCAGACGCTGCCTGCACGCCGTTTAAGCTGCCCCAAGCAATTTATCGTCGTCCCTTTGTCTTTTTGTATTCTtttgccatcttcttctcactcTCGCTATCTATcactctttctttctctctctgtcgCCGCTCGGCGGCCAAGTACCACGGTTGCATTTACTGGCATGAGTTGATTTAACCAAACCCAGCGCCGCTCCGtcccctcctctcttcgCTTGGCTCAGCCCTTTTGACTTTTGGCCGATTTGCGCCTCACGACCAACTCGTACCAGCACATTGCCGGCCATGGCTGCCACCGACGACCTCTCGCGGGCCGAGTACCCAGCTATGCTGGTGAGCTCATTTGTTTGCCTCCTCTGAATTCCCCTTGCGATGCTGACCGACTGCGTGTCACCCCTGTCACAGGccaacctccaaccaacTCAAGCCGTGCAAACATTGTCCGACCGAGTCAAGCGCATCACGAAAGTCAACAACGAGATCGCCGACTGGCTCCAGGTACGCCTTTTCGACGCCCGGGAACCGGACAGGAGCTAAAGAGTGGAACAGGAACGCAAAAGGGTTGAGGAGCAGTACGTCGCCGGCCTGCGAAAGCTGCTTGTCTTCAAGGTGCCCAACGCGTCATCCGAGCTTGGGTTGGTGACTCTCCCGTACTCCTTGAAAGTCCGCGTTGACTAACATCAGGTTGTGTAAAGCGTCTTCCAAGCACCATGGGATAAGATCCTTCAGTCTACCGACGCCATTGCTGCTTCCCATCACTTGCTCGCTCAGCGCATCGAGAAAGATGTCGAACACTCCTTACGAACCTTTcagaacaagaaggagatgcaGAATATCCAGAACATCGGCGCGAATCTCCAGACTATGGCCAGAGAGCTGGACGATGCCGCCGAAAAGTCGGAGAAGCTGTCCAAGAAGGGCGGCAAGGCTAATGCCCAAAAGGTGGATCAAGCGGCATCAAGGTTGGAAGCTGCCAACCAGCAATGGGAGTCGCAGGCGCCCTTCATCTTCGAAACGCTTCAAGCTTTGGACGAGCAGCGCATCAACCACTTGCGCGACGTGCTGACCCAATTCGAGACACACGAGGTGGACCAGGCAACGCGAACCCAGGCCGCTGCCGAAGAGGTGCTGAACATGATGCTGGAGATCAACACTGCGAAGGAGATCGAGAACTTTGCGAGCAAGGTCACGGCTGGGAAGCCAAAGATTGAAAGGAGGTCGACCAACACGAGGGCCTCCAACGTCACCACGCCAACCGCAGCAGCCCCCCCTAGCGTTCACGGCGGCCACGACGATGATGTTACTAGCGAACACTCCTTCCAACACCAGGGACACCCAGAATCGAAACTCCGGAGTCGGATCGGCACCATGTTGGGACGCCGACGACAGAGTGTCCATGCCGGGTTTGGGCAAATATCTCCTCAGAAGGGACTCGGCCCATTTTCCAGGAACCTCGGAAGCAGCCACGGCCACGCCCTGTCACCGAGATCTTCGTCTCACAACTTGAACAATGACTCTCAGAATAGGTTATCGTCCGTTGTCGAGACTCCCAAGAGCCCGGGTGCCGCGGATCATCGCGACTCGACagcggagaaggagaatgCCAGGGCTTCACATGAGGGTCCTAACGGCACGAACGGGGTCATTGGTGGGGATGGCAACAAGGATGTGCAGTCATCCAGCCTTCTGAATGGAACCGCCGAGGACATATTTGACGTTCAGCCACCTCCAGGGCCTCCGCCAGCGCAGCAAAAGGAGGAGCCATCAAAGGATGCTGAAGGGTTCACGATTCCAGGTGCCATGAACGATCCCATCTCTCGGGCCcagagggaggcggcggccgaggagggggatcACATGTTTAAGCTTAACATCCAAAACGAGCCCATCGCCGAGGAGGACCAGGATGCGAAGCAAGCAGCCTTGTCCAATGTAGCCAGTGTTCTGACGACCATGGGGGCGCCTGCTAGAAAGACGGGTACTGTCCGTGGCAGGAGAGATGTAAGAAATACGGTTTACATGCCAGCCCCAACACACGAAGTACCCGGGAGCGCAttcccgccatcaccatcactaCCTCCCACGACGCTGGCAAGGCCCACGCCGCCATTCTCGACGGAAGGGAGCCATACCTCTCGTGCTTCCGACACCCAGTCGATCCGCTCAGGCACCTCGCTTGGCGGCGCATCATCCTACAACGGTTTTGCTAGGCTGCGGCACCCGGACATGCACGGATCCGAGCATGCGACCGGCCTGAATTCGTCAGTGATTGAATCGGTGTCTGCCATTTttgaagagggcgaggtcAAGTCTGTCAAGGTGACGGGCGAGATTGCGTTGTCCTACAACCCTGACCCCGACGCTGCCCAGCCAGGTATGTTCTCCTCGGTCTCTCACGGACGGGCGTAGTTAACCAACTCGGAACAGACCACGAAACCATCAAGCTTAACAAGTTCTCGCTGCTCGAATCCATCGGTCCTAACCGCACCTTTGTCGGCAACACGATTTCGCCCGATGAGTTTACGGTCGATGTTTCGCACCTCGGCAGCACAACCACCGCCTTCACCTACCGCGTCCACTCCGATTCGGATACGGCTTTAGCCAGCCAGTGTCCGATTGTCATCCACCCTGTATGGAAGCCTCAAGGTGACAAGCTTGGTCTGCTGCTGCAATACCGCCTCAACCCGGCCTCGAACCTGCCCCGTCCAGTAACACTCTCGAACCTCTCCTTTGTAGCAACATACGAAGGTGCCAA belongs to Podospora bellae-mahoneyi strain CBS 112042 chromosome 6, whole genome shotgun sequence and includes:
- the CSK1 gene encoding mitogen-activated protein kinase (COG:G; EggNog:ENOG503P0VQ), translating into MSDSADWRAVLTASERYDNIQRLTKVLAASGGGAFSFEDEAYKTSTSREEYDSACNPPPSSPPYSPPEGVTTPASPGIKIGSYANCHCIDDGATSQVYRSDTYALKVIVETNIAPHNPRLEARLLSSLSHENIISLIETFYDQSTRFVLVFPYMPLTLNRVLEQHTESNTTLSSRQTNHIFVALFSALDYLHTQGIIHRDIKPSSLLLSSPFSASSPVPSITLIDFGTAWSPKHSPPTEPADNKILDIGTSQYRAPEVLFGNKSYTTAVDIWAAGVMLAECIMKPCPRPLFESRGVHEDGNQLGLILSIFKTIGSPTEETWPEAGRGGKEGLRTVPWESWRAFERRGWEEVLPEVVGGRWRELVGRCVRYQSGWRVRAGEAVEILREGGSERLD
- the SYP1 gene encoding SYP1 family protein (COG:S; EggNog:ENOG503NYRN) is translated as MAATDDLSRAEYPAMLANLQPTQAVQTLSDRVKRITKVNNEIADWLQERKRVEEQYVAGLRKLLVFKVPNASSELGVFQAPWDKILQSTDAIAASHHLLAQRIEKDVEHSLRTFQNKKEMQNIQNIGANLQTMARELDDAAEKSEKLSKKGGKANAQKVDQAASRLEAANQQWESQAPFIFETLQALDEQRINHLRDVLTQFETHEVDQATRTQAAAEEVLNMMLEINTAKEIENFASKVTAGKPKIERRSTNTRASNVTTPTAAAPPSVHGGHDDDVTSEHSFQHQGHPESKLRSRIGTMLGRRRQSVHAGFGQISPQKGLGPFSRNLGSSHGHALSPRSSSHNLNNDSQNRLSSVVETPKSPGAADHRDSTAEKENARASHEGPNGTNGVIGGDGNKDVQSSSLLNGTAEDIFDVQPPPGPPPAQQKEEPSKDAEGFTIPGAMNDPISRAQREAAAEEGDHMFKLNIQNEPIAEEDQDAKQAALSNVASVLTTMGAPARKTGTVRGRRDVRNTVYMPAPTHEVPGSAFPPSPSLPPTTLARPTPPFSTEGSHTSRASDTQSIRSGTSLGGASSYNGFARLRHPDMHGSEHATGLNSSVIESVSAIFEEGEVKSVKVTGEIALSYNPDPDAAQPDHETIKLNKFSLLESIGPNRTFVGNTISPDEFTVDVSHLGSTTTAFTYRVHSDSDTALASQCPIVIHPVWKPQGDKLGLLLQYRLNPASNLPRPVTLSNLSFVATYEGAKASGVQTKPSGTHLKDKHLVYWRLGDVTLTQDWGKIICRVIGEQNAEPQPGHVEVRWEYTSNESEGPGTGSGISVARLGESKGKERELDEEDPFADAGSLASPKDTRRWVDLPVVRKMVAGKYMSRSESK